One window of the Gemmatimonadota bacterium genome contains the following:
- a CDS encoding SHOCT domain-containing protein, translating to MLTPTRSLVTLQIPWQWHADGHMSMHWGWWTLWAFLFVALAWWALTPRGRGGARSAGDVQRESPEEILRRRFAAGEIDEGEFERRLRKLRSPDETS from the coding sequence ATGCTCACACCCACGAGATCGCTGGTTACCCTCCAGATCCCCTGGCAATGGCACGCCGATGGGCACATGTCCATGCACTGGGGATGGTGGACACTCTGGGCCTTCCTCTTCGTCGCTCTCGCATGGTGGGCCCTGACCCCTCGCGGGCGAGGCGGAGCGCGGTCCGCCGGCGACGTGCAACGGGAATCCCCTGAGGAGATACTTCGCCGCCGCTTCGCCGCTGGAGAGATCGACGAGGGAGAGTTCGAGCGCCGGTTGCGGAAGCTGCGCTCGCCCGACGAGACCTCATGA
- a CDS encoding DUF6629 family protein: protein MCFSATASFAAGGSLAAIGAATIKKVERRSELPFATIPLLFGIQQTVEGVVWLTFRYDAPILQHVMTDVYAVFSHVLWPIYVPFAIGFLDSTPWRRKTLFAFQAAGIVVGLYLLYSLVARPVVAQVIGKHIVYVSPHFYLVPVMVLYLAATCVSCFFSSHRFVNLFGILGFGSFAAASWVHASALVSIWCFFYAILSVLIYIHLRYRGLGGFPATPGVAASSERWGT from the coding sequence ATGTGCTTCTCGGCTACCGCGAGTTTTGCGGCCGGCGGGTCTCTGGCGGCTATCGGCGCGGCGACCATCAAGAAGGTGGAGCGGCGATCCGAGCTACCGTTCGCGACGATTCCACTTCTCTTCGGCATTCAGCAGACCGTCGAGGGAGTCGTTTGGCTGACGTTCCGCTACGACGCGCCGATACTCCAGCATGTGATGACCGATGTCTACGCGGTCTTCTCACATGTTCTGTGGCCCATCTACGTCCCCTTCGCCATCGGGTTCCTGGACTCGACACCATGGCGAAGGAAGACGCTTTTCGCCTTTCAGGCCGCCGGCATCGTGGTGGGTCTCTACCTGCTCTATTCGCTCGTGGCCCGCCCGGTGGTCGCACAGGTCATTGGCAAGCACATCGTATACGTGTCGCCCCACTTCTACTTGGTACCGGTGATGGTGCTCTACCTCGCGGCAACGTGCGTCAGCTGCTTCTTCTCGAGTCACAGGTTTGTCAATCTCTTCGGGATCCTGGGGTTTGGGTCCTTTGCCGCAGCATCTTGGGTGCATGCCAGCGCCCTGGTCTCGATCTGGTGCTTCTTCTACGCGATTTTGAGCGTGCTCATCTACATCCATCTGAGATACCGAGGGCTCGGGGGCTTTCCCGCCACGCCGGGAGTGGCAGCTTCTTCCGAGAGGTGGGGCACATGA
- a CDS encoding type II toxin-antitoxin system prevent-host-death family antitoxin: protein MKFITSREVRNNPSQFRKAVERDDVVLTVDGRPFAVAVGIGEDEIEETLDMLRRLRALRAMSRMQRKAEERGVSGMSPEEIDQEIREARKKRRPA, encoded by the coding sequence ATGAAATTCATTACTTCTCGAGAGGTTCGGAACAATCCCTCACAGTTCCGGAAGGCCGTGGAGCGCGATGACGTCGTCCTGACAGTGGACGGAAGGCCCTTCGCCGTCGCGGTCGGGATCGGTGAGGACGAGATCGAGGAGACTCTCGACATGCTTCGTCGGCTGCGCGCCCTCAGGGCGATGAGTCGGATGCAGAGGAAGGCTGAAGAGCGTGGTGTCAGCGGCATGTCGCCCGAGGAGATCGATCAGGAGATCCGCGAAGCACGAAAGAAACGCCGACCCGCATGA
- a CDS encoding CopD family protein, producing the protein MSGWVVDWTFHAGSPAYVGVRWALFVGLLGVSGAVWFRLLVLPRTRDNSSGAGAALAGPAARSASALGLAMAALVLVAAVARLYAQSYSLFGPDDAMAPESWSAVLGTRWGRGWWIQVTAAGTALVGFVAARGDTAAGWTLAAAGTLALGFTPALSGHALTAPGPTSLSVLADGVHVLAAGGWLGSLMTLAVVGIPAALRLEEGRRTPAVVALVRAFSPTALAFAGVLVGTGIFSAWLQIGSVEALWATTYGRTLLVKVAVLSVLFAVGAYNFLRVRPVLGDGAATGRLRRSATLELLVAVAVLLVTAVLVATPTPRDLS; encoded by the coding sequence TTGAGTGGGTGGGTGGTGGACTGGACCTTTCACGCCGGCTCGCCTGCGTACGTCGGCGTGCGGTGGGCGCTGTTTGTAGGTCTGCTCGGAGTCTCAGGGGCCGTCTGGTTCCGTTTGTTGGTCCTTCCGCGGACCCGGGACAATTCGAGCGGCGCGGGTGCCGCCCTCGCCGGGCCTGCCGCGCGCTCCGCGTCGGCCTTGGGGCTTGCTATGGCCGCGCTGGTGCTCGTTGCCGCGGTGGCGCGGCTCTACGCGCAGTCGTACTCCCTGTTCGGGCCGGATGACGCGATGGCGCCGGAGTCGTGGAGCGCCGTCCTCGGCACGCGCTGGGGGCGGGGGTGGTGGATTCAGGTGACGGCGGCGGGGACGGCCCTCGTGGGCTTCGTCGCCGCGCGCGGGGACACCGCCGCCGGGTGGACACTCGCAGCGGCCGGTACTCTCGCGCTGGGGTTCACTCCCGCCCTGTCGGGTCATGCGCTGACGGCACCGGGGCCCACTTCGTTGAGTGTGCTCGCCGACGGCGTGCATGTACTCGCCGCGGGCGGATGGCTGGGGAGCCTGATGACATTGGCGGTCGTGGGCATTCCGGCCGCGCTGCGGCTCGAGGAGGGAAGACGCACGCCGGCGGTCGTCGCGCTGGTCCGGGCATTCTCGCCCACCGCGCTGGCGTTCGCCGGAGTCCTGGTCGGAACGGGGATCTTCTCCGCCTGGCTGCAGATCGGGTCCGTCGAGGCGCTGTGGGCGACGACCTACGGGAGGACACTCCTCGTCAAGGTCGCGGTCCTCTCGGTGCTCTTCGCGGTGGGAGCTTACAACTTTCTACGGGTTCGCCCGGTTCTCGGGGACGGCGCCGCAACAGGGCGGCTCCGGCGCTCCGCGACCCTCGAACTGCTGGTCGCAGTCGCGGTGCTCCTCGTCACGGCGGTGCTGGTGGCCACTCCGACGCCGCGCGATCTGAGCTGA
- a CDS encoding type II glyceraldehyde-3-phosphate dehydrogenase, with translation MTLRVAVNGYGVIGRRVADAVTVQDDMTLAGVADVATDWRARIAARRGIPLYGATDDALREMKVAGLEPKGELRSLLAEADVVVDCTPKGVDARNRSIYEEAEIRAVFQGGAKHELAGHSFVASANYESALDRRMTRVVSCNTTATVRTLLALRKADLLLRARGVLIRRATDPWESHRDGIMNTMVPEPHIPSHQGPDARTVIPELDVITMASKAPQNVGHLHHWVVELTRPAAREEVLDAFRAVPRIAFVRAGEGIEALNVTAEVMKEIGRPRGDMWEVALWEDILTVQGRELFYAYQVDNQAIVVPETIDAIRALSGTERDPTRSIERTDAALGIRQEFL, from the coding sequence ATGACGCTCCGAGTGGCGGTGAACGGCTACGGGGTCATCGGCCGAAGGGTGGCCGATGCGGTCACGGTCCAGGACGACATGACCCTCGCCGGCGTTGCGGATGTCGCGACCGACTGGCGTGCGCGGATCGCGGCGCGCCGAGGTATCCCTCTCTACGGGGCGACCGACGATGCGCTGAGGGAGATGAAGGTGGCAGGGCTCGAGCCGAAGGGGGAGCTGCGGTCTCTCCTCGCGGAGGCCGATGTCGTCGTGGACTGCACGCCGAAGGGGGTGGACGCCCGGAACCGCTCCATCTATGAGGAAGCGGAGATTCGCGCCGTCTTCCAGGGAGGCGCGAAGCACGAGCTGGCCGGCCATAGCTTCGTGGCCAGCGCGAACTACGAGTCCGCCCTCGACCGCCGGATGACCAGGGTCGTTTCGTGCAACACCACGGCCACCGTGCGCACCCTCCTGGCGTTGCGGAAAGCCGATCTCCTTCTCCGAGCCCGAGGCGTTCTCATCCGAAGGGCGACCGATCCGTGGGAGAGCCACCGGGATGGGATCATGAACACCATGGTTCCGGAACCGCACATCCCTAGCCATCAGGGTCCCGACGCACGAACCGTGATCCCGGAGCTGGACGTGATCACGATGGCGTCGAAGGCACCACAGAATGTCGGTCACCTTCACCACTGGGTCGTGGAGCTGACCCGCCCGGCCGCCCGGGAGGAAGTCCTGGACGCGTTCCGCGCCGTACCGCGGATCGCTTTCGTGAGGGCTGGCGAGGGGATCGAAGCCCTGAACGTCACGGCAGAAGTCATGAAAGAGATCGGGCGCCCGAGAGGGGACATGTGGGAGGTCGCGCTCTGGGAGGACATCCTGACCGTCCAAGGGCGTGAGCTCTTCTACGCTTACCAGGTGGATAACCAGGCGATCGTCGTACCCGAGACCATTGACGCGATCCGCGCCCTCAGCGGGACCGAGCGGGACCCCACTCGGTCCATCGAGCGGACCGACGCGGCACTGGGGATCCGGCAGGAGTTCCTTTGA
- a CDS encoding DUF5676 family membrane protein, with protein sequence MRSAPTPLDTFAFGLAGASIAALFTTLCALAVALAPEASVASASYMVHLDLAGLAPSVTWGSFFVGLICWSLGTGLVFTTTAAFYNRFLGPGGAEARVRGG encoded by the coding sequence ATGAGATCCGCTCCCACCCCGCTCGACACGTTCGCATTCGGCCTTGCGGGCGCCTCCATCGCCGCGCTCTTCACAACTCTTTGCGCCCTGGCGGTGGCTCTCGCGCCGGAAGCTTCCGTCGCCTCTGCCAGTTACATGGTCCATCTGGACCTGGCCGGGCTGGCACCATCGGTCACCTGGGGCAGCTTCTTTGTGGGGCTGATCTGCTGGAGCCTGGGCACCGGCCTCGTGTTCACCACCACCGCCGCGTTCTACAACCGGTTCCTCGGCCCGGGCGGCGCCGAAGCCCGCGTCCGGGGAGGCTGA
- a CDS encoding isoprenylcysteine carboxylmethyltransferase family protein yields the protein MATDAPAYGLWFLAFVNSAVFILFAFSFVRPRTRRDWRSFGAFSAFLVALFAEMYGFPLTIFLLSGWLQTRVPGVEWMSHDAGHLLEMLLGWEANPHFGPFHLLSFAFIGGGFWLLAAAWSVLHDAMRRGALATTGPYASMRHPQYVGFILIMFGFLLQWPTLLTLLMFPALTAMYLRLARREEQEVRAQFGAEYDRYAARTPQFFPRLRGRASGTPTSPSRGVVP from the coding sequence GTGGCCACTGACGCGCCCGCCTACGGCCTCTGGTTCCTGGCCTTCGTGAACTCGGCCGTCTTCATCCTCTTCGCGTTCAGCTTCGTCCGGCCGCGGACCCGGCGCGACTGGCGATCCTTTGGCGCCTTCAGCGCCTTCCTGGTCGCGCTCTTCGCCGAGATGTACGGGTTCCCCCTGACGATCTTCCTCCTCTCGGGCTGGCTCCAGACCCGGGTCCCCGGCGTGGAATGGATGTCCCACGATGCGGGGCACCTCCTCGAAATGCTCCTTGGCTGGGAGGCCAACCCTCACTTCGGCCCCTTTCATCTCTTGAGCTTCGCTTTCATCGGAGGAGGATTCTGGCTCCTGGCCGCAGCCTGGAGCGTGCTCCACGACGCCATGCGTCGCGGCGCGCTCGCCACCACGGGGCCGTACGCCAGCATGCGCCACCCACAGTACGTCGGGTTCATCCTAATCATGTTCGGGTTCCTGCTGCAGTGGCCGACGCTGCTCACCCTCTTGATGTTCCCCGCCCTGACGGCGATGTACCTGCGGCTGGCGCGGCGTGAGGAGCAGGAAGTGCGCGCCCAGTTCGGCGCCGAGTATGACCGCTACGCCGCGCGCACGCCGCAGTTCTTCCCGCGCCTCAGAGGCCGGGCTTCCGGCACGCCCACTTCACCCTCTCGAGGAGTTGTGCCATGA
- a CDS encoding copper resistance protein CopC, which produces MKEDRAGTANRGNKHHRGALGRVAGSVLVLGALSLLALPLTALFHQQLLRSEPAQGENIALSPERLRLVFAEPVELAVSRIQLMGGDGATVPLSAPSVERDSANVLLAGIEQSLSPGSYIIRWRTAGADGHAVNDSIMFTVASEQGLSHLDHHDP; this is translated from the coding sequence ATGAAAGAGGATCGAGCCGGGACCGCGAACCGCGGGAATAAGCACCACCGAGGCGCTCTCGGACGTGTCGCCGGTAGTGTACTGGTGCTGGGCGCGCTCTCGCTCTTGGCGCTTCCGCTGACCGCCCTTTTCCACCAGCAGCTGCTCCGCTCTGAGCCAGCTCAGGGGGAGAACATTGCCTTGTCGCCGGAGAGGCTCCGGCTTGTGTTCGCTGAGCCGGTCGAGTTGGCGGTCTCCCGAATCCAGCTCATGGGAGGGGACGGTGCGACCGTACCGCTTTCGGCCCCCTCGGTCGAACGCGACTCGGCCAACGTCCTGCTCGCCGGCATCGAGCAGTCGCTCAGTCCCGGCTCTTACATCATACGCTGGCGGACGGCGGGTGCGGACGGCCACGCGGTGAACGATAGCATCATGTTCACCGTGGCGAGTGAGCAGGGCCTGTCGCATCTGGATCATCACGACCCTTGA
- a CDS encoding ATP-binding protein: protein MKRSFRDLLAIRFALITTAGITVCVVGSYFILRRTLDSELRANILNVAAIQAAALTDRETGEMHFHEWDLTPAEAASVRELVRYAQVWSGNGESLLRSQYMTGDLPLEPEALRLSAAGQLVWEDASFEGIPVRSVFYPLVRLGDMHAEHVLQVAAPLEGRNTLLGRAALSGFLLIVLVGIGSVLGGRWLAIRAIRPVTEIIDEAEAVGAGSLRRRIGAHADTHEYERLVHVLNDMLDRIQAAFEVQRRFTADASHELRSPLTAMRGELELALRRDRGTEEYKEVLVSACEEVMRLSRIVEGLLILARSDSGAVEPRLERADLTKLVGQAIARTSGDSEAHSVQIELVAPDPVPGVFDPDLVTQMAGNLVQNAVRFAGTGGRVTVTVTSEEGEARISVEDSGPGIPAGSELAIFERFWRADPSRSQTMRNEGTGLGLAIAKVIAEQHGGSVTASNDSRLGGARIEVRIPTLFPHSEAMAPARGSAPTAASS from the coding sequence ATGAAGCGGTCCTTCCGCGACCTCCTCGCGATCCGGTTCGCCCTGATCACGACCGCCGGAATCACGGTCTGTGTCGTCGGATCGTACTTCATCCTCCGGCGAACGCTCGACAGTGAGCTCCGCGCGAACATCCTGAACGTCGCCGCGATTCAGGCGGCCGCGCTCACCGACCGCGAAACCGGAGAGATGCACTTCCACGAGTGGGACCTGACTCCCGCGGAGGCGGCGTCGGTCCGGGAGCTCGTGCGCTACGCCCAGGTATGGAGCGGGAACGGGGAGAGCTTACTGCGAAGCCAATACATGACCGGGGACCTCCCCCTGGAGCCGGAAGCACTTCGGCTCTCGGCGGCGGGACAACTCGTATGGGAAGACGCCTCCTTCGAGGGAATTCCGGTGCGATCCGTGTTTTATCCCCTCGTGCGATTGGGAGACATGCATGCGGAGCATGTGCTCCAAGTCGCCGCGCCCCTCGAAGGAAGGAATACCCTGCTCGGCCGGGCGGCGCTGTCCGGTTTCCTTCTGATCGTGCTCGTGGGGATCGGAAGCGTTTTGGGTGGTCGCTGGCTGGCAATTCGCGCGATCCGGCCGGTGACCGAGATCATCGACGAGGCGGAGGCGGTCGGCGCGGGGTCTCTCCGCCGGCGAATCGGTGCGCATGCCGATACTCACGAGTACGAGCGGCTGGTGCATGTGCTGAACGACATGCTAGATCGAATCCAGGCGGCCTTCGAGGTTCAGCGCCGCTTTACCGCCGACGCGAGCCACGAGCTTCGCTCACCGCTGACCGCGATGCGGGGCGAGCTGGAGCTCGCGCTCCGACGAGACCGCGGTACGGAGGAGTACAAGGAAGTTCTGGTCAGTGCCTGCGAAGAAGTCATGCGCCTGAGCCGCATCGTGGAGGGGCTCCTCATTTTGGCACGATCCGATTCCGGCGCCGTGGAGCCGCGGCTGGAACGCGCCGATCTGACGAAACTGGTGGGACAGGCGATCGCACGGACCTCCGGAGATTCCGAAGCGCATTCGGTACAAATTGAGCTCGTCGCACCCGATCCGGTTCCCGGCGTCTTCGATCCGGACCTCGTCACCCAGATGGCCGGAAATCTCGTGCAGAACGCGGTGAGGTTCGCTGGAACTGGGGGGCGGGTGACCGTCACAGTGACTTCCGAGGAGGGTGAGGCGAGGATTTCGGTCGAGGATTCGGGCCCGGGGATCCCGGCGGGGAGCGAGCTGGCGATCTTTGAACGCTTCTGGCGCGCGGATCCGAGCCGCTCGCAAACGATGCGGAACGAGGGGACGGGGCTTGGTCTCGCGATCGCGAAGGTCATCGCCGAACAGCATGGGGGATCCGTGACCGCATCCAACGATTCGCGCCTCGGCGGAGCCCGAATCGAGGTTCGAATTCCAACGCTCTTTCCCCATTCGGAGGCGATGGCTCCCGCTCGTGGGTCCGCCCCGACAGCCGCCTCGAGCTGA
- a CDS encoding DUF2933 domain-containing protein, translating into MSEARPHSAARVTLLFFLGVAGVLLILEHRAHLLGAWPLLWLAACVGAHLFMHRGHARGGHGGH; encoded by the coding sequence TTGAGCGAGGCCCGTCCCCACTCCGCCGCGCGAGTGACCCTCCTCTTCTTCCTCGGTGTCGCGGGAGTCCTGCTGATCCTCGAGCATCGGGCCCATCTCTTGGGCGCGTGGCCGCTCCTGTGGCTCGCTGCGTGCGTGGGCGCCCATCTCTTCATGCACCGCGGCCACGCCCGGGGAGGGCACGGTGGCCACTGA
- a CDS encoding response regulator transcription factor — translation MRILVVEDDRKVARFLERALQEEGYTVDVAADGIEGAMKARVEKYDLLVLDVMLPGRSGLEITRDLRREESPAPILLLTARDSKQDIVAGLDAGADDYLTKPFSLSEALARIRALLRRGGSQRTDRLTYDDVELDRIRHEARRRGALLDLTPREFALLEYFLLRPGQVVRRTELLENVWDLSFDPMSNVVDVHVANLRKKLRGSNLDPLIHTVRGVGYILERKEEE, via the coding sequence ATGCGAATCCTGGTCGTCGAAGATGACCGCAAGGTCGCTCGCTTTCTGGAGCGTGCGCTCCAGGAGGAGGGGTACACGGTGGACGTGGCGGCCGACGGCATCGAAGGTGCCATGAAGGCCCGCGTCGAGAAGTATGACCTCCTCGTGCTGGACGTCATGCTCCCGGGCCGCTCCGGCCTCGAAATCACCCGAGATCTGCGGCGCGAAGAGAGTCCCGCGCCCATTCTTCTCCTCACCGCTCGCGACTCGAAGCAAGACATCGTCGCGGGCCTCGATGCGGGCGCGGATGACTACCTCACGAAGCCGTTCAGCCTGAGCGAGGCGCTGGCGCGTATTCGTGCCCTTCTGCGCCGTGGCGGTTCGCAGCGAACCGATCGCCTGACCTACGATGACGTCGAGTTGGACCGGATCCGCCACGAAGCCCGTCGGCGGGGAGCGCTCCTCGACCTCACGCCGCGGGAATTCGCCCTTCTCGAATACTTTCTCCTCCGCCCGGGACAGGTCGTGCGTCGAACCGAGCTTCTCGAGAACGTCTGGGATCTGAGCTTCGACCCGATGAGCAACGTCGTGGACGTTCACGTGGCCAACCTCAGAAAAAAGCTGAGGGGCTCGAATCTCGATCCCCTCATCCACACGGTTCGAGGCGTCGGGTACATCCTGGAACGCAAGGAGGAAGAATGA